In one Micromonospora polyrhachis genomic region, the following are encoded:
- a CDS encoding TauD/TfdA dioxygenase family protein, translating into MEEHVLAAIERLTTRPQEHYDTFTARPLSPVIGVEIAGIDLSAELTDKQLAEVKQAFLAHHVLVFRDQVLSPEDHKRFASHFGELRLQPLADVDGGDPAILEISAGKDSRFVAGEDWHTDGSADAEPSLGSMLYVTRTPEIGSGGDTLWANMHLAYEMLSPSMRAFLDGLTAVHDGLIPWQGYTPPPEYVVPKNEHPVVVRHPDTGRKLLFVNAGFTSHIVQLSSRESRALLDLLFALVAHQPILSCRVRWTPNTLVFWDNRCTQHHAVWDYYPHSRYGQRVTINGTRPVA; encoded by the coding sequence ATGGAAGAGCACGTACTGGCCGCCATCGAGCGGTTGACGACCCGGCCGCAGGAGCACTACGACACGTTCACCGCCCGGCCACTCTCCCCGGTCATCGGGGTGGAGATCGCCGGTATCGACCTCTCCGCCGAGCTGACCGACAAACAGTTGGCCGAGGTCAAACAGGCCTTCCTCGCCCACCATGTGCTGGTCTTCCGGGACCAGGTGCTGTCGCCCGAGGACCACAAGCGGTTCGCCAGCCACTTCGGCGAGTTGCGGCTGCAACCGCTGGCCGATGTCGACGGCGGAGATCCGGCCATCCTGGAGATCAGTGCTGGCAAGGACTCTCGGTTCGTGGCCGGTGAGGACTGGCACACCGACGGCAGTGCCGACGCGGAGCCCTCCCTGGGCTCGATGCTCTATGTGACCCGGACCCCGGAGATCGGTAGCGGCGGCGACACCCTGTGGGCCAACATGCACCTGGCGTACGAGATGTTATCTCCGTCGATGCGTGCCTTCCTGGACGGGCTGACGGCTGTCCACGACGGCCTCATCCCGTGGCAGGGCTACACCCCGCCGCCGGAGTACGTCGTACCCAAGAATGAACACCCGGTGGTCGTACGTCACCCCGATACCGGCCGCAAACTGCTCTTCGTCAACGCCGGTTTCACCTCGCACATCGTGCAGTTGTCGTCCCGGGAGAGCCGGGCACTGCTCGACCTGCTCTTCGCCCTGGTCGCCCACCAGCCCATCCTGAGCTGCCGGGTCCGCTGGACGCCGAACACGTTGGTGTTCTGGGATAACCGCTGCACCCAGCACCACGCGGTGTGGGACTACTACCCGCACTCACGTTACGGGCAGCGGGTCACCATCAACGGCACCCGGCCGGTGGCGTAG
- a CDS encoding FAD-dependent oxidoreductase gives MRQTGGTMIAGHWEVVVVGGRIAGASTAWALAPYAERILVVDASRATTFWPQQSTWDRSGNLAWAELGLLDTVLACGAPRTYGDTYRVGDEVVEREYPCEDEHSYRMSVSREVLDPALLAAACSRENVDVLRPAQVRDIAFDAEGRAGGVTVRHAGTDHKITCDLLVLADGRLSRNAGRVGAKAYRVVESPWFALLAYYENLPLPTDRSYFSLQDRSVLISTPCGDKQWCIALDRHQSLIDESGQHPVRSYDRMVRDDPYLGPAVAGGRRTTSVGGAGRLRMLRRPMSGPGWCLVGDVGYHLDPVTAQGTRAALVTTRILRDRIAAVGRVTDVDLTGLTDERDAALETEWAYTEQIVAPEQS, from the coding sequence ATGCGCCAGACCGGTGGCACCATGATTGCCGGTCACTGGGAAGTCGTCGTGGTCGGCGGTCGGATCGCGGGCGCCTCCACCGCCTGGGCACTCGCCCCCTACGCGGAACGGATCCTCGTTGTGGACGCGTCGCGCGCCACCACCTTCTGGCCGCAACAGTCCACCTGGGACCGCTCCGGCAACCTGGCCTGGGCCGAACTCGGCCTACTGGACACGGTCCTGGCCTGCGGTGCGCCCCGCACCTACGGCGACACCTATCGGGTCGGGGACGAGGTCGTCGAGCGCGAGTATCCGTGCGAGGACGAACACTCCTACCGGATGAGTGTCTCCCGCGAGGTGCTGGATCCGGCGCTGCTCGCCGCAGCGTGCAGCCGGGAGAATGTCGACGTGCTACGGCCGGCGCAGGTGCGTGACATCGCCTTCGACGCGGAAGGTCGGGCGGGCGGGGTGACCGTCCGTCATGCCGGCACCGACCACAAGATCACCTGCGACCTGCTGGTGCTCGCCGACGGGCGCCTTTCCCGCAACGCGGGCCGGGTCGGCGCAAAGGCGTACCGGGTCGTCGAGTCACCCTGGTTCGCGCTGCTCGCCTACTACGAGAACCTGCCGCTGCCGACCGACCGTTCCTACTTTTCGTTGCAGGACCGTAGCGTCCTCATCTCGACGCCGTGCGGCGACAAGCAGTGGTGCATCGCCCTGGACCGGCACCAGAGCCTGATCGACGAATCCGGCCAGCACCCGGTGCGGTCGTACGACCGGATGGTGCGCGACGATCCGTACCTGGGCCCGGCGGTCGCGGGGGGACGCCGGACAACCTCGGTCGGCGGTGCCGGCCGACTGCGGATGCTGCGCCGGCCGATGAGCGGCCCCGGCTGGTGCCTGGTCGGTGACGTCGGATACCACCTGGACCCGGTGACCGCCCAGGGCACCCGAGCCGCGCTGGTCACCACCCGGATCCTGCGCGACCGGATCGCCGCCGTCGGCCGCGTCACGGACGTGGACCTTACCGGTCTGACCGACGAACGGGACGCGGCACTCGAGACGGAGTGGGCCTACACCGAGCAGATCGTGGCCCCGGAGCAGAGCTGA
- a CDS encoding alpha/beta hydrolase, protein MRIRIKWTAGRRLVAQAFVVLATTVATLGPPVSVSAADAPPALPLLPNPHSFGITVTGWSDVDPTVPLDKRRLVNLKLRTEAIYPGVSRPEIQVRILLPAHYDQTAARRYPVLYLLHGGLGKWDDWSNNGVKELVTGVAAFTGLVVMPEGGSTGYYTDWTGHADGGHSPQWETFHIRQLLPWVDANFRTDATRTGRSIAGLSMGGFGALKYAGRHPDLFSAVGSFSGATNMRYADGTHDAPATFSQHMQWSGAAIREVNFLDLATRVNLYENGWPVQDEQRQEDYRFQAVFGSPTNWPHVNPYDMAARYAAYQGRIALYSGGQQGGETDIYAYNNQFRAQLTARQVAFHWCVGDGTHSWEYWQRDLTDFLNLVYGTPIACHYTS, encoded by the coding sequence GTGCGGATCAGAATCAAGTGGACGGCTGGCCGGCGCCTGGTGGCGCAGGCATTCGTCGTGCTGGCGACCACAGTGGCGACGCTCGGGCCGCCGGTGTCCGTCTCAGCCGCCGACGCGCCGCCGGCCCTGCCACTCCTGCCCAATCCCCACTCGTTTGGCATCACGGTGACCGGCTGGAGCGACGTCGATCCCACCGTGCCGCTCGACAAGCGCCGACTGGTCAACCTGAAGCTGCGTACCGAAGCGATCTATCCGGGCGTCAGCCGTCCGGAGATCCAGGTCCGCATACTGTTGCCGGCCCACTACGACCAGACGGCGGCCCGCCGCTATCCGGTGCTGTACCTCCTGCACGGTGGGCTCGGCAAGTGGGACGACTGGTCCAACAACGGCGTCAAGGAACTGGTGACCGGAGTCGCTGCCTTCACCGGCCTGGTGGTGATGCCCGAGGGCGGCAGCACCGGCTACTACACCGACTGGACCGGTCACGCAGACGGCGGCCACAGCCCACAATGGGAGACCTTCCACATCCGGCAACTGCTGCCCTGGGTGGACGCGAACTTCCGTACCGATGCCACCCGCACCGGACGGTCCATCGCCGGCCTGTCGATGGGCGGCTTCGGGGCCCTGAAGTATGCCGGTCGGCACCCGGACCTCTTCTCGGCCGTGGGTAGCTTCTCGGGGGCCACCAACATGCGGTACGCGGATGGCACCCACGACGCCCCGGCCACCTTCAGCCAGCACATGCAGTGGTCCGGCGCGGCCATCCGGGAGGTCAACTTCCTGGATCTGGCGACCCGGGTGAACCTCTACGAGAACGGCTGGCCCGTGCAGGACGAGCAGCGCCAGGAGGACTACCGGTTCCAGGCTGTATTCGGCTCCCCGACGAACTGGCCCCACGTCAACCCGTACGACATGGCCGCCCGATACGCGGCCTACCAGGGGCGAATTGCGCTCTACTCCGGCGGTCAGCAAGGCGGTGAGACAGATATCTACGCCTACAACAACCAGTTCCGAGCCCAGCTGACCGCCCGGCAGGTCGCGTTCCACTGGTGCGTCGGGGACGGTACGCACAGCTGGGAGTACTGGCAGCGTGACCTCACCGACTTCCTGAACCTTGTCTACGGCACCCCGATCGCCTGCCACTACACCAGCTGA
- a CDS encoding cation diffusion facilitator family transporter: MAAEGSTKAVLTALIANLGIAISKFVAAGITGSASMLAEGVHSVADSTNQALLLVGGKRARRAPSALHPFGYARERYIYAFIVAIILFTIGGLYALYEGYHKISDPHELTSPLIAVVVLLIAIGLESYALRTAVQEANKIRGDRGWVSFIRHARSPELPVILLEDAGALLGLVFALAGVGLSVLTGNAIFDGIGTLCIGVLLVTIAVVLAIEIKSLLIGESALPEEVTAIHSALLATPGVGRVIHLRTLHLGPDELLVAGKIAIDAQQSGADIAAVIDDAEARLRQALPITSIVYLEPDIYRRPASSSVGSPTPTQ; encoded by the coding sequence ATGGCCGCTGAGGGTAGTACCAAGGCCGTGCTGACCGCCCTGATCGCCAATCTGGGCATCGCGATCAGCAAGTTCGTCGCCGCCGGTATCACCGGGTCGGCATCGATGCTCGCCGAAGGTGTGCACTCGGTCGCGGACTCGACCAATCAGGCTCTGCTGCTCGTAGGCGGCAAACGGGCCCGCCGCGCCCCCTCCGCCCTGCACCCGTTCGGCTATGCCCGCGAACGCTACATCTACGCGTTCATCGTCGCGATCATCCTCTTCACCATCGGCGGTCTCTACGCGCTGTACGAGGGTTACCACAAGATCAGCGATCCGCACGAGCTGACCTCGCCGCTGATCGCCGTCGTCGTTCTGCTGATCGCGATCGGCCTGGAGAGCTACGCGCTGCGGACCGCCGTCCAGGAGGCGAACAAGATCCGCGGTGATCGTGGCTGGGTCTCCTTCATCCGCCACGCCCGTTCCCCCGAACTGCCGGTGATCCTCCTCGAGGACGCGGGTGCCCTGCTCGGCCTCGTCTTCGCCCTCGCCGGCGTGGGCCTCAGCGTCCTCACCGGAAACGCGATCTTCGATGGCATCGGCACCCTGTGCATCGGTGTCCTGCTGGTCACCATCGCGGTCGTCCTCGCCATCGAGATCAAGAGCCTGCTCATCGGTGAGTCGGCGCTGCCCGAGGAGGTCACCGCGATCCACAGCGCGCTGCTGGCCACCCCGGGAGTGGGCCGGGTCATCCACCTGCGCACCCTGCACCTCGGGCCGGACGAACTCCTGGTCGCCGGGAAGATCGCGATCGACGCCCAGCAGAGTGGTGCCGACATCGCCGCCGTCATCGACGACGCCGAGGCTCGCCTGCGCCAAGCGCTGCCGATCACCTCGATCGTCTACCTCGAACCCGACATCTACCGTCGACCCGCATCGTCGAGCGTGGGGTCGCCCACGCCCACCCAGTAG
- a CDS encoding IS110 family transposase: MLFVGDDWAEDHHDVELMDASGRRLAKARLPEGVTGITRLHAMIGQWFGDDPADTADIAARVKIGIETDRGPWVQALVAAGYTVYAVNPLQAARYRERLGVSGAKSDTADAHMLADMVRTDSHQLRPVAGDSAEAEAVKVVTRTHKTLIWERTRAGQRLRHALREYFPAALAAFEDLDAADTLELLAKAPDPASAARLSISQISAALKRARRRDIPTKAAAIQAVLRAEHLGQPALVTAAYAVSVRALVALLATLNEQVKTLQGQVEAHFGQHPDAEIILSQPGLGVVLGARVLAEFGDDHDRYASAKARKNYAATSPITRASGKKKTVAARFVHNDRLIDALMTQAFTALTTSPGARAYYDRQRARGTSYNAALRQLANRLVGILHGCLKTGSLYDEATAWSHHLTKAAA, from the coding sequence TTGCTGTTCGTGGGAGATGACTGGGCGGAGGACCACCACGACGTCGAGCTGATGGATGCTTCCGGCCGCCGGTTGGCCAAGGCTCGGCTGCCCGAGGGCGTCACGGGGATCACCCGGCTGCACGCGATGATCGGCCAATGGTTCGGCGACGACCCCGCCGACACCGCCGACATTGCCGCGCGGGTGAAGATCGGTATCGAGACCGACCGGGGGCCGTGGGTCCAGGCGCTGGTCGCCGCCGGATACACGGTGTACGCGGTCAATCCGTTGCAGGCGGCCCGCTATCGGGAACGGCTCGGCGTGTCCGGTGCCAAGAGCGACACGGCCGACGCGCACATGCTGGCCGACATGGTGCGCACCGACTCGCACCAACTGCGCCCGGTCGCCGGGGACAGCGCCGAGGCCGAGGCGGTCAAGGTCGTTACCCGGACACACAAGACGCTGATCTGGGAACGCACCCGGGCCGGGCAGCGGCTGCGGCACGCGTTGCGGGAGTACTTCCCCGCCGCCCTCGCAGCGTTCGAGGACCTCGACGCCGCCGACACCCTGGAACTGCTTGCGAAGGCACCCGACCCGGCGAGCGCCGCGAGGCTGAGTATCAGCCAGATCAGCGCGGCCCTCAAACGCGCCCGCCGCCGTGACATCCCGACGAAGGCTGCCGCGATCCAGGCCGTCCTGCGCGCCGAGCACCTCGGCCAGCCGGCCCTGGTCACCGCCGCGTACGCCGTGTCGGTGCGTGCCCTGGTCGCGCTGCTGGCCACCCTCAACGAGCAGGTCAAGACCCTGCAAGGGCAGGTCGAGGCCCATTTTGGCCAGCACCCGGATGCTGAGATCATCCTGTCCCAGCCCGGACTCGGTGTCGTCCTCGGCGCCCGGGTGCTCGCTGAGTTCGGTGACGACCACGACCGGTACGCCTCGGCCAAGGCCCGCAAGAACTACGCCGCGACCAGCCCGATCACCCGTGCGTCCGGCAAGAAGAAGACCGTCGCTGCCCGGTTTGTCCACAACGACCGGCTCATCGACGCGCTGATGACCCAGGCGTTCACCGCACTGACGACCTCGCCGGGTGCCCGCGCCTACTACGACCGGCAACGCGCCCGCGGCACTAGCTACAACGCCGCGCTGCGGCAACTCGCCAACCGGCTCGTCGGCATCCTGCACGGATGCCTCAAAACCGGCAGCCTCTACGACGAGGCGACCGCCTGGTCGCATCACCTCACCAAGGCCGCTGCTTGA
- a CDS encoding hemolysin family protein, whose product MGGYGVQVALVLVLVLVNALFAGSEMALVSLRESQLQRLERTSRGGQVLARLARDPNRFLATIQIGITLAGFLASAAAAVSLAAPLVEPLGFLGGAAGPASVVLVTIVLTFITLVFGELAPKRIAMQRAEGWALLVARPLDTLSAFSRPAVWLLGKATDLVVRLTGGDPKARREEVTTEELRDMVAAQRSLTPEHRMIISGAFEVAERSLREILVPRRDVVTLPIGLSAPEALRELGGTGQTRAPVVGRAGLDDVVGLVHLRDLLDREGPVADYASPAMFLPETLKVTEAIREMRLQRQKFALVVDERGSIDGIVTMEDLVEEIVGEIYDETDRDVQTVVRTADGALVLPGGFPLHDLSDVGVDVDESVAGDYTTVAGLVLSQLGHIPTGAGETVRLAGFTVEVLEVTGRAITKVRLRPNRRAVTDADPTGSGDADESTRP is encoded by the coding sequence GTGGGCGGCTATGGCGTGCAGGTCGCGTTGGTGCTGGTGTTGGTGCTGGTCAATGCTCTGTTCGCGGGCAGCGAGATGGCGTTGGTCTCCCTGCGGGAGAGCCAGCTGCAGCGGTTGGAGCGCACCTCGCGGGGCGGTCAGGTGTTGGCCCGACTCGCGCGGGATCCGAACCGGTTTCTCGCCACGATCCAGATCGGCATCACCCTGGCGGGTTTCCTGGCCTCGGCGGCGGCTGCGGTGTCCCTCGCGGCACCACTGGTGGAGCCACTGGGGTTTCTCGGCGGCGCGGCCGGGCCCGCCTCCGTCGTACTGGTGACGATCGTCCTGACCTTCATCACCCTGGTCTTCGGCGAGTTGGCTCCCAAGCGGATCGCGATGCAGCGCGCGGAGGGTTGGGCACTGCTGGTAGCCCGGCCGTTGGACACCCTGTCGGCGTTCTCCCGTCCCGCGGTGTGGCTGCTGGGCAAGGCCACCGACCTGGTGGTGCGGCTGACCGGTGGCGATCCGAAGGCCCGGCGGGAGGAGGTGACCACCGAGGAGTTGCGGGACATGGTCGCGGCCCAGCGCAGCCTGACTCCGGAACACCGGATGATCATCAGTGGTGCGTTCGAGGTGGCCGAGCGCAGCTTGCGAGAGATCCTCGTTCCACGGCGGGACGTGGTGACCCTCCCGATCGGGTTGAGCGCACCGGAGGCCCTGCGGGAACTTGGCGGAACCGGGCAGACCCGCGCCCCGGTGGTGGGACGTGCCGGCCTCGACGATGTCGTCGGCCTGGTGCACCTGCGGGACCTGCTCGACCGAGAGGGGCCGGTCGCCGACTACGCCAGCCCAGCGATGTTCCTACCCGAGACGTTGAAGGTCACCGAGGCGATCCGGGAGATGCGGCTGCAACGCCAGAAGTTCGCCCTCGTGGTGGACGAGCGCGGCTCCATCGACGGCATCGTCACGATGGAGGACCTGGTCGAGGAGATCGTGGGAGAGATCTACGACGAGACCGACCGCGATGTGCAGACCGTCGTACGTACCGCCGACGGGGCGCTGGTGTTACCGGGCGGCTTTCCCCTGCACGATCTGTCCGACGTGGGGGTGGACGTCGACGAGTCGGTCGCGGGCGACTACACGACTGTCGCGGGTCTGGTCCTGTCGCAGTTGGGACACATCCCGACCGGTGCGGGGGAGACCGTACGCCTCGCCGGGTTCACTGTCGAGGTGCTGGAGGTGACCGGCCGGGCGATCACCAAGGTCCGGCTCCGCCCGAACCGGCGCGCGGTGACCGATGCCGACCCGACCGGCTCGGGCGACGCTGACGAGTCGACGAGACCCTGA
- a CDS encoding ion transporter, translating to MYEVSTTVRERLASWCERVVSADWFNAASFGLIIVNAVVLGVETYDRALAEAGPILWAAEYVFLSLFLVELGLRFGAHLTAPGGFFRDGWNIFDLLIICAPLLPGVRENVTLLRLIRLARIVRAVRLFPGLRVIIGGVLRSLPGLASFLLIAALTIYLYAMVGWMAFGDAYPDLYGTVGRAMFTLFLLLSLDGITDAFNAGRAVSEWSVIYYASYIIMASYLLTNLLVGIVLKALEDAHQAERPTQRNPEPPPIAPGAAVMAVPATPSPAPVGELSDIGTRLRELRTALDALEAELARQPSTSRAGTGRRSTSRRSKGRRAAANSRT from the coding sequence GTGTACGAGGTCTCGACTACCGTCAGGGAGCGCCTGGCGAGCTGGTGTGAGCGGGTAGTCAGCGCAGACTGGTTCAATGCCGCATCCTTCGGGCTGATCATCGTCAACGCGGTCGTGCTCGGTGTCGAGACCTACGACCGGGCACTCGCCGAAGCCGGCCCGATCCTGTGGGCCGCCGAGTACGTCTTCCTCTCCCTCTTCCTGGTCGAACTGGGCCTGCGATTCGGTGCCCACCTCACCGCCCCCGGCGGCTTCTTCCGCGACGGTTGGAACATCTTCGACCTGCTGATCATCTGCGCTCCGCTGCTGCCCGGCGTGCGGGAGAACGTCACCCTGCTGCGGCTGATCCGGCTCGCCCGTATCGTCCGGGCCGTTCGGCTCTTCCCGGGCCTCCGGGTCATCATCGGCGGAGTGTTACGCAGTCTGCCGGGTCTCGCCAGCTTCCTGCTGATCGCGGCACTGACCATCTACCTCTACGCCATGGTCGGCTGGATGGCCTTCGGGGACGCCTACCCGGACCTGTACGGCACGGTCGGACGCGCCATGTTCACCCTCTTCCTGCTGCTCTCCCTCGACGGCATCACCGACGCCTTCAACGCCGGACGGGCCGTATCCGAGTGGAGCGTCATCTACTACGCCTCCTACATCATCATGGCCTCCTACCTCCTCACGAACCTTCTCGTCGGCATCGTGCTGAAGGCACTGGAGGACGCACATCAGGCGGAACGGCCAACCCAGCGAAACCCTGAGCCGCCCCCGATCGCCCCTGGCGCGGCGGTCATGGCGGTACCGGCTACGCCGTCGCCGGCTCCGGTCGGCGAGTTGTCCGACATCGGTACCCGGCTCCGTGAGCTGCGGACCGCGTTGGACGCCCTGGAGGCCGAACTGGCGCGGCAGCCATCAACGAGCCGGGCCGGTACGGGTCGCCGCTCCACCAGCCGGCGGTCGAAGGGCCGCCGCGCCGCCGCCAACTCGCGAACCTGA
- a CDS encoding RNA ligase RtcB family protein has product MSTQDSRQESLPQSARTTGSATVTVFASPTSWIESDALAQCHQVAALDGMIHVAAMPDLHPGKGAPIGAAMASSVLYPFLVGSDIGCGIAVFPIKLKHAVPEKLAARFPDLDQALDPVRDADDPAWAVVDDEIPAGHLEGLGTVGRGNHFVELARIDSILDPAHATRLGLTAGGLVLIVHSGSRGLGEQILRAHTEVHGAGSAPDPAAYLALHDDAVRWGSLNRRLMAARVAYALGAEPTEPLVDQCHNLVEVRDGVYLHRKGAAPGDGRDVLIAGTRGTRSYLVAGHAGPDANHSVAHGAGRKMSRADALRRGRAKHTVEELRRTPVGSLVVCGDRQLLFEEAPTAYKRIEQVIADLVDHDLATPIVSTVPLVTYKTPTLGPNSPRDRRDQRRNRGRS; this is encoded by the coding sequence TTGTCTACGCAAGACTCCCGGCAGGAATCCCTGCCGCAATCCGCCCGGACCACCGGTTCGGCCACCGTCACCGTTTTCGCCTCCCCCACGAGCTGGATAGAGTCCGACGCCCTGGCCCAGTGCCACCAGGTGGCGGCCCTCGACGGAATGATCCACGTCGCCGCCATGCCCGATCTGCATCCCGGCAAGGGCGCCCCCATCGGTGCCGCCATGGCATCGAGTGTGCTGTACCCGTTCCTGGTGGGCTCCGACATCGGCTGCGGCATCGCGGTATTCCCCATCAAGCTCAAGCACGCCGTACCCGAAAAGCTCGCCGCCCGGTTCCCCGACCTCGACCAGGCGCTCGACCCGGTGCGCGACGCCGACGACCCGGCCTGGGCCGTGGTGGACGATGAGATCCCCGCCGGTCACCTCGAAGGCCTCGGGACGGTTGGCCGGGGCAACCACTTCGTCGAGTTGGCGCGGATCGACAGCATCCTCGATCCGGCCCACGCGACGCGTCTCGGGCTCACCGCCGGTGGCCTTGTCCTCATCGTCCACAGCGGCTCCCGAGGGCTGGGCGAGCAGATCCTGCGGGCGCACACCGAGGTGCACGGTGCGGGATCCGCCCCGGACCCCGCCGCCTACCTGGCGCTGCACGACGATGCCGTGCGATGGGGGTCGCTCAACCGGCGGCTGATGGCCGCCCGGGTCGCCTACGCCCTGGGGGCCGAGCCCACCGAGCCGCTTGTCGACCAGTGTCACAACCTGGTCGAGGTTCGCGATGGCGTCTATCTGCACCGCAAGGGGGCGGCCCCGGGCGACGGTCGCGACGTGCTCATCGCCGGTACGCGTGGCACCCGTTCCTACCTGGTCGCCGGTCACGCCGGTCCGGACGCCAACCATTCGGTGGCGCACGGGGCGGGCCGCAAGATGTCCCGTGCCGACGCGTTGCGCCGGGGCCGGGCCAAGCACACGGTCGAGGAGTTGCGCCGTACGCCGGTGGGTTCCCTGGTCGTGTGCGGGGACCGCCAGCTTCTCTTCGAGGAGGCACCGACGGCCTACAAGCGCATCGAGCAGGTGATCGCCGACCTGGTGGACCACGACCTGGCCACCCCCATCGTCAGCACGGTTCCGCTGGTCACATACAAGACGCCCACCCTCGGGCCGAACTCTCCACGGGATCGGCGGGACCAGCGTCGCAATCGGGGCCGTTCGTGA
- the prfH gene encoding peptide chain release factor H, whose translation MTVHLLLSAGRGPQECAWALAQLLRRLEADALRQKMTTRRIQTVAGDQPGTYRSVLVRIAGAGVDDFVASWSGTLCWQAPSPYRTDAGRKNWYVTARPCQVDVPHTTFAEADVDIVACRTGGPGGQHRNKASTAVRATHRPSGTVVVVDTERQFSLNRSIALELLRQRIEHRDEEAGRAVTTARWRVHDELVRGNPTRVERPGPDLPPRDRTRKRRRQAAD comes from the coding sequence GTGACCGTCCACCTGCTCCTGTCGGCCGGACGTGGACCGCAGGAGTGTGCCTGGGCGTTGGCCCAACTGTTGCGCCGGCTGGAGGCCGACGCCCTCCGGCAGAAGATGACCACCCGTCGGATCCAGACCGTCGCCGGTGACCAGCCCGGCACCTACCGGTCGGTCCTGGTCCGGATCGCCGGAGCCGGTGTCGACGACTTCGTGGCGTCGTGGAGCGGGACGCTCTGCTGGCAGGCCCCCAGCCCCTACCGCACGGACGCCGGCCGAAAGAACTGGTACGTCACCGCCCGACCGTGCCAGGTCGACGTCCCGCACACCACGTTCGCGGAAGCGGACGTCGACATCGTGGCCTGTCGCACCGGAGGTCCCGGCGGTCAACATCGGAACAAGGCCAGCACAGCGGTACGGGCGACCCATCGCCCGTCGGGGACCGTCGTGGTGGTCGACACCGAGCGGCAGTTCAGTCTCAACCGCAGCATCGCCCTGGAGTTGCTGCGACAACGGATCGAGCACCGCGACGAGGAGGCGGGACGCGCGGTTACCACCGCCCGGTGGCGGGTCCACGATGAGCTGGTACGTGGTAACCCCACCCGCGTCGAACGCCCAGGACCCGACCTGCCCCCGCGAGACCGGACCCGCAAGCGGAGACGGCAGGCAGCAGACTGA